In Acidobacteriota bacterium, the following are encoded in one genomic region:
- a CDS encoding zinc-binding alcohol dehydrogenase family protein produces the protein MPNGTIETDAWVLYPANQNGHHGLVRERFEFSNITEDEVLVEPLFGCWEGNMSHALDRRPVDICRQRDEPRVVIGNAGVVRVLRPGSAIDDLAEGDICLVFCNGIWDERGFPKKIYAYDAPGSIGLLARRTKLHRQQLIRLPDDTRFTYPQWAAFSLRYITAWANWRAAYGCWRLHLTADEQDLRPIVWGWGGGVTYAELTLAALQGADTAMMSSDDQRLELIRESGIEPIDRRQFPNLAYDPKRYRSDEAYRAAYIDSENAFLELVARKTGGRGVSILVDFIGLPVFRATLKSLGRSGVVTTAGWKEGMNLSTVRALECMSWHTHVHTHYARYPEALEAVDYAERAGWMAPVNGHATDWDELPSLAEDHAAGRLTSYFPIFRVNPV, from the coding sequence ATGCCCAACGGAACCATCGAAACCGACGCCTGGGTCCTCTATCCGGCCAACCAGAACGGCCACCACGGCCTGGTGCGCGAGCGCTTCGAGTTCTCGAACATCACCGAGGACGAGGTTCTCGTCGAGCCGCTCTTCGGCTGCTGGGAAGGCAACATGTCCCACGCCCTCGACCGCCGGCCGGTGGACATCTGCCGCCAGCGCGACGAACCCCGGGTGGTGATCGGTAACGCCGGCGTGGTGCGCGTGCTGCGTCCCGGATCGGCCATCGATGACCTCGCCGAGGGCGATATCTGCCTGGTGTTCTGCAACGGCATCTGGGACGAGCGCGGCTTCCCCAAGAAGATCTATGCCTACGACGCCCCGGGCAGCATCGGCCTGCTGGCGCGGCGTACCAAGCTCCATCGCCAACAGCTCATCCGGCTACCGGACGACACCCGCTTCACCTATCCGCAGTGGGCCGCCTTTTCGCTGCGCTACATCACCGCCTGGGCCAACTGGCGAGCCGCCTACGGCTGCTGGCGGCTCCACCTCACGGCCGACGAGCAGGACCTGCGACCGATCGTCTGGGGCTGGGGTGGCGGCGTCACCTATGCCGAGCTAACCCTGGCTGCCCTACAGGGCGCCGACACGGCGATGATGTCCTCCGACGACCAACGCCTCGAGCTGATCCGCGAATCGGGCATCGAACCGATCGATCGCCGGCAGTTCCCGAATCTGGCCTACGACCCGAAACGGTATCGCAGCGACGAGGCCTACCGCGCGGCCTACATCGACTCCGAGAACGCCTTCCTCGAGCTGGTGGCTCGCAAGACCGGCGGCCGCGGGGTGTCGATCCTGGTCGACTTCATCGGCCTACCGGTCTTCCGCGCCACCCTCAAGTCCCTCGGCCGCTCCGGGGTGGTCACCACCGCCGGCTGGAAAGAGGGCATGAACCTCTCGACCGTCCGCGCCCTCGAGTGCATGAGCTGGCACACCCACGTCCACACCCACTACGCGCGCTACCCGGAAGCCCTCGAGGCCGTCGACTACGCCGAGCGCGCCGGCTGGATGGCACCGGTCAACGGCCACGCCACGGACTGGGACGAGCTCCCCAGCCTGGCCGAGGACCACGCCGCCGGACGCCTGACCTCGTACTTCCCGATCTTTCGCGTCAATCCCGTCTGA